A single window of Phlebotomus papatasi isolate M1 chromosome 4, Ppap_2.1, whole genome shotgun sequence DNA harbors:
- the LOC129808516 gene encoding uncharacterized protein LOC129808516: METSTILKEQESIAKTIERLRTNFKKDGPSKWKAPYLENKVKELNSYWRQFVTNNATLTSQLPGSHPYILHNLYQETKTVYEDFMQKIKNCPEFEKDSNSESDDTPPTDAGLLRPSRLSSTMESVTVTSESLSDVIFIPTTTTPVVTQAVYTGTIPRQYKVATTSNNAVTTTSSRWNQPITTTEHPLNTTTPTWNLPSTTTGGEAATLVSTLRLSDTNYIAALEILEERYNNPRRIITSYLDIVVDHKKLEHRVAEDLSSLHGAIRECLTGLANMGYKTNEWEAIMVHIAMKKLDNETQRLFDESLDSAKIMPTLKELLEFLMKRHHNLLNFSKGKKSAKPEAATNSTNKKTFHSTVQSCGMCIEQHSITKCDKFKGLSTFNRKKTADKLSLCVNCLMHKRAEKCYSKKTCYECQGQHHTLLHYQKKAKGDQQPKNTNAADLAKKKCGRATALVKVKTTSGRTELLRALVDPGSQASFITEDAAQSLHLKKSRINASISGIGETTASTSRYKVQITIGPRFPSSFAIGISAFVLPKITNSLPERAIQLQGEENYGNNILADPTYMTPGPIDLLLGADVYTDILENDLKKGKDGHPTMQKTKLGWTLIGKISNKSESTQILSMISTTEWDQQLRQFWDMDDCVPKKALANDFCEQHFVKTTTKTNEGRYVVELPFKHTN; this comes from the exons ATGGAAACCAGCACCATTCTAAAGGAGCAGGAGAGCATCGCCAAGACCATCGAAAGGCTGCGGACGAACTTCAAGAAGGATGGCCCAAGCAAATGGAAAGCGCCTTACCTTGAAAACAAGGTTAAGGAGCTCAACTCATATTGGAGGCAGTTCGTGACCAACAATGCGACTCTCACATCTCAGCTCCCGGGAAGTCATCCTTATATCCTGCATAATTTATACCAAGAAACCAAAACGGTTTACGaggattttatgcaaaaaatcaaaaactgcCCTGAGTTTGAGAAAGACTCTAACTCAGAGTCGGACGATACTCCACCAACAGATGCGGGGTTACTTCGACCATCGAGACTTTCCAGTACTATGGAAAGTGTGACAGTGACGTCTGAATCTTTATCTGACGTCATCTTCATCCCAACAACAACAACACCAGTAGTTACACAGGCCGTGTACACTGGGACAATTCCACGTCAATACAAGGTTGCGACAACCAGCAACAACGCAGTTACTACTACTAGTTCCAGATGGAATCAACCCATCACCACGACTGAGCATCCGCTCAATACAACTACGCCAACTTGGAATCTACCTTCTACAACAACAGGG GGGGAGGCTGCGACCTTGGTTTCAACCCTTCGGCTTAGCGACACGAACTACATCGCCGCTCTAGAGATACTGGAGGAACGCTACAATAATCCACGACGCATTATTACTTCTTACTTGGACATCGTTGTCGACCATAAAAAGTTGGAGCACCGCGTAGCAGAGGACCTTTCATCTCTTCATGGTGCCATTCGGGAATGTCTAACTGGACTAGCTAACATGGGTTATAAAACCAATGAATGGGAGGCCATAATGGTGCACATCGCCATGAAGAAACTGGACAACGAAACACAGCGACTCTTTGATGAAAGTTTGGATTCCGCAAAAATAATGCCAACATTAAAGGAATTATTGGAGTTCTTGATGAAACGACACCATAATCTGTTGAATTTCAGCAAGGGCAAGAAATCAGCTAAGCCAGAGGCAGCTACAAATTCAACCAACAAGAAAACCTTCCATTCCACAGTTCAGTCTTGTGGTATGTGCATAGAACAACATTCAATAACTAAATGTGACAAATTCAAGGGCCTCAGCACATTCAACCGGAAGAAAACGGCGGATAAGCTAAGTCTCTGTGTAAATTGCCTCATGCATAAACGTGCCGAGAAATGCTACAGCAAAAAGACTTGTTATGAATGCCAAGGTCAGCACCACACTCTTTTGCACTATCAGAAGAAAGCAAAGGGGGATCAGCAGCCCAAAAATACAAATGCAGCTGATttagccaaaaaaaaatgtggaagaG CTACCGCACTCGTGAAAGTGAAAACTACATCTGGACGGACAGAATTGCTGAGAGCTCTTGTGGATCCTGGATCCCAAGCAAGTTTTATCACCGAAGATGCCGCTCAGAGTCTCCACCTTAAAAAGTCCCGAATCAACGCATCGATCTCTGGAATAGGAGAAACAACAGCTAGTACATCTCGTTACAAAGTCCAGATCACCATAGGACCACGATTTCCTTCATCATTTGCCATAGGAATTTCCGCCTTCGTGCTACCTAAGATCACTAATTCATTACCAGAAAGGGCAATACAACTTCAGGGGGAGGAAAATTATGGCAACAATATTCTTGCTGATCCTACATACATGACACCCGGTCCGATCGACCTACTTCTGGGGGCTGACGTATATACTGACATCCTAGAAAATGACTTGAAAAAAGGGAAAGACGGACATCCTACAATGCAGAAGACCAAACTTGGTTGGACCTTGATTGGAAAAATCTCGAATAAATCTGAGTCAACACAAATTCTAAGTATGATTTCCACAACCGAATGGGATCAACAACTGCGCCAATTTTGGGATATGGATGACTGCGTGCCCAAAAAGGCTCTCGCGAACGACTTTTGCGAACAACATTTCGTGAAGACTACAACCAAAACAAACGAAGGAAGATATGTCGTTGAGTTACCCTTCAAACACACCAATTAA